A stretch of the Saccharolobus caldissimus genome encodes the following:
- a CDS encoding cobyrinate a,c-diamide synthase produces MKRVIIASDRSSSGKTLISTAIMKALSKRFKVRGFKIGPDFIDPGYHKIATGYPSINLDLWMMGESNIKRSIIKYGRGFDLGIIEGVMGLYDGINISYSTYEISKIIKTPIILVINCSNVGSTVGAIIKGLKIYRNDVDIRGVIFNKISSQSHYNYCKNSVEDIEVLGYMPYDKDLEIKSRHLGLTTIEDNNEVHKILKIAEELVEQYVDIDKIVEISADDNLLDAFEEREEKYYNNNNKKPIIAIAYDSAFSFYYQENIDILKQKYTVSFFSPLNNEYIENAEAIYIGGGYPELHMKELEKADKTKNWLLKMANNNVKIYAECGGLMYLSKYLVDENNRKYNMVGIFDIEIKAKDKLTIGYTELESIVDNYLVGKNTVVRGHEFHISRPISVNEKEFIFKVKIGKGIINGLDGVKFNNTIASYSHLHFSNFQKKIVF; encoded by the coding sequence ATGAAAAGAGTGATAATAGCCTCGGATAGAAGTAGTTCTGGAAAGACTTTGATATCAACAGCAATAATGAAAGCGCTATCTAAAAGGTTTAAAGTAAGAGGCTTTAAAATAGGACCAGACTTTATAGATCCTGGTTATCACAAAATTGCAACTGGTTATCCTTCGATAAATTTAGATTTATGGATGATGGGTGAAAGTAATATAAAAAGGAGTATAATAAAGTACGGGAGAGGATTTGATTTAGGGATAATAGAGGGTGTAATGGGCTTATATGATGGAATAAATATTTCGTATAGTACTTATGAGATTTCAAAAATTATAAAAACTCCTATAATATTGGTAATAAATTGTTCTAATGTAGGAAGTACTGTAGGCGCAATAATAAAAGGACTAAAAATTTATAGAAATGATGTAGATATTAGAGGTGTTATTTTTAATAAAATTAGTTCACAATCTCATTATAATTACTGTAAAAATTCTGTAGAAGATATAGAGGTATTAGGATATATGCCATATGACAAGGATCTTGAAATAAAATCTAGACATTTAGGTTTAACAACAATAGAGGACAATAATGAAGTACATAAAATCCTTAAAATAGCAGAAGAATTAGTAGAGCAGTATGTTGATATAGACAAGATAGTCGAAATTTCTGCTGATGATAATTTGTTAGATGCATTTGAGGAACGAGAAGAGAAGTATTATAATAATAACAATAAAAAGCCAATAATCGCTATAGCCTACGATTCTGCATTTAGCTTCTATTATCAAGAGAATATTGACATATTGAAACAAAAATATACAGTTAGTTTCTTTAGTCCATTAAATAATGAATATATAGAAAATGCTGAAGCAATATATATTGGAGGAGGGTATCCAGAATTACACATGAAAGAACTCGAAAAAGCTGATAAGACTAAAAATTGGTTATTGAAAATGGCAAACAATAATGTAAAAATATATGCTGAATGTGGGGGCTTAATGTACTTATCAAAATACTTAGTAGATGAGAATAATAGAAAGTATAATATGGTTGGTATTTTTGATATAGAGATTAAAGCAAAGGATAAGTTAACTATAGGATACACTGAGCTTGAATCCATCGTCGATAATTATCTTGTAGGTAAGAATACAGTAGTTAGAGGGCACGAGTTTCATATATCTAGACCAATTAGTGTTAACGAAAAGGAATTTATATTTAAGGTTAAAATAGGAAAAGGGATAATTAATGGATTAGATGGAGTAAAATTTAACAATACAATAGCAAGTTATTCTCATTTACATTTTTCTAACTTCCAGAAGAAGATTGTCTTTTAA
- a CDS encoding DUF2208 family protein: protein MSSTAYNPFNWKFILLSQVMMILFSLVLSYFPKYFIEFYILYILVYLGITSVIMMRSNPLLRERKSLGEITTAKTLYEEKKANELINKDEEYLKETTEVMKKNFSALGIMFLYLIILIIIYNYVVIKFVTSISDTLYRFGFYVLYFELLYGVSFILNRRVIRFQTNIPMAPTSYKITEKGVIATDRSGIFLPSKYLIDAEIYQNRDKKYIEIKSNTSKFPFHIRLYSQDIDKIAELLERVKKIELKRQSSSGS, encoded by the coding sequence ATGTCAAGTACTGCATACAATCCATTTAATTGGAAATTCATCTTACTATCACAAGTGATGATGATATTATTTTCTTTAGTTCTAAGTTATTTTCCGAAATATTTTATAGAATTTTATATTCTTTATATCCTAGTATATTTAGGCATAACATCTGTAATTATGATGAGATCTAATCCTTTGTTAAGAGAGAGAAAGTCATTAGGTGAAATTACTACAGCTAAAACCCTTTATGAAGAGAAAAAAGCAAACGAATTAATTAATAAAGATGAGGAATATTTGAAAGAGACTACAGAAGTTATGAAAAAGAATTTTTCTGCATTAGGGATAATGTTCTTATATCTAATTATATTAATTATAATATATAATTATGTTGTAATTAAATTTGTTACTAGTATTTCAGACACCTTATATAGATTCGGATTTTACGTCTTATACTTTGAGTTACTTTATGGAGTGAGCTTTATTTTGAATAGAAGAGTTATTAGATTTCAGACTAATATTCCTATGGCCCCTACTTCGTATAAAATAACTGAAAAAGGTGTAATAGCAACTGATAGATCTGGAATATTTCTCCCATCAAAATATCTAATAGATGCAGAAATATATCAAAATAGGGATAAAAAATATATAGAAATAAAATCTAATACATCTAAATTTCCATTTCATATTAGGCTTTATTCTCAAGATATAGATAAAATAGCTGAACTACTAGAAAGAGTAAAAAAAATTGAACTTAAAAGACAATCTTCTTCTGGAAGTTAG
- a CDS encoding 3,4-dihydroxy-2-butanone-4-phosphate synthase, translating into MDLSSLRKDLEAGLPILIYDFDGREEETDMVFYGGAISWKSIYTLRKEAGGLICYVTSNKEAKIIGLNLLTEELSKHPTYNLLVKKPKYGDYPAFSLWVNHIDTKTGISDYDRYVTIRELHKIVSLSKVNPEEAKKMFYLNFTAPGHVPILIARDIRQRKGHTELSITLLEKLGLERSAVIAEMLDEKVSMSKEKAKKIAENLGFQFIEGKEIIKEVLL; encoded by the coding sequence ATGGATCTATCTAGTTTACGTAAAGACCTAGAAGCTGGATTACCTATTTTAATTTACGACTTCGATGGAAGAGAAGAAGAAACAGATATGGTATTTTACGGGGGAGCAATAAGTTGGAAAAGTATATATACGTTAAGAAAAGAAGCTGGCGGATTAATATGCTATGTAACCTCAAATAAGGAAGCAAAAATCATAGGGCTAAACCTTCTAACGGAAGAGCTATCTAAGCATCCTACTTACAATTTATTAGTGAAAAAACCTAAATATGGAGACTATCCAGCATTTTCTTTATGGGTAAATCATATAGATACTAAGACTGGTATTTCAGATTATGATAGATATGTAACTATACGTGAATTGCATAAGATAGTAAGTCTATCTAAAGTAAACCCAGAGGAGGCCAAGAAAATGTTTTACCTTAATTTTACTGCACCTGGACATGTACCTATTCTTATAGCTCGTGATATAAGACAAAGAAAAGGTCATACGGAGTTATCAATAACATTACTTGAAAAATTAGGACTAGAAAGGAGTGCAGTAATAGCAGAAATGTTAGATGAAAAAGTAAGTATGAGTAAAGAGAAGGCCAAGAAAATAGCTGAAAACTTAGGATTTCAATTTATTGAAGGAAAGGAAATCATCAAAGAGGTGTTGCTATGA
- the ribC gene encoding riboflavin synthase, whose product MRKYGIVDTTFSRIDMGSIAYKIIKNEDEDCEIVRYTVPGIKDIPVAAKKLIEEGCDGIITLGWVGKTALDKYSYLASSIGIIIVQILTSKHIIDVTVHEDEADDEEKLKEIAIDRTIKHAKNLVKLVKEGKNALTKYAGKGLRQGYRDAGEID is encoded by the coding sequence ATGAGAAAATATGGCATTGTTGACACTACTTTTTCTCGGATAGATATGGGAAGTATAGCATATAAAATCATAAAAAATGAAGATGAAGATTGTGAAATAGTCAGATATACGGTACCAGGAATTAAAGATATACCGGTAGCTGCGAAGAAGCTAATAGAAGAAGGATGTGACGGGATAATAACGTTAGGATGGGTCGGTAAGACAGCACTTGATAAATATAGTTACTTAGCCTCTAGTATAGGTATAATAATAGTGCAAATACTAACTTCTAAACATATAATAGATGTAACAGTTCATGAAGATGAAGCTGATGATGAAGAGAAATTAAAAGAAATCGCAATTGATAGAACAATTAAACACGCTAAGAATTTAGTTAAATTAGTAAAAGAAGGTAAAAACGCGTTAACAAAATACGCCGGAAAAGGTTTAAGGCAGGGATATAGAGATGCAGGAGAGATCGATTAA
- the ribH gene encoding 6,7-dimethyl-8-ribityllumazine synthase — MQERSIKLGIIVAEFNYDITYLMLQKAISHAKFLGAEIKVVVKVPGTYDIPLIARKLLEKNYIDAIVALGAVIKGETKHDELVANQTARKLVDLSVEYGKPITLGIIGPGATHEQAVERIEEYANRAVEAAVKLVNRIRRINELEELQEMVTID, encoded by the coding sequence ATGCAGGAGAGATCGATTAAATTAGGAATTATAGTAGCTGAATTTAATTATGACATAACTTATTTAATGCTTCAAAAAGCGATTTCACATGCTAAATTTTTAGGCGCTGAGATAAAAGTAGTAGTAAAAGTTCCAGGAACATATGATATACCTTTAATAGCTAGAAAATTACTTGAAAAGAATTATATCGATGCAATAGTAGCTTTAGGGGCTGTCATAAAAGGAGAAACTAAACACGACGAGCTAGTCGCTAATCAGACCGCTAGAAAATTAGTAGATCTTTCTGTAGAGTACGGAAAACCTATTACATTAGGTATAATAGGCCCTGGAGCAACTCATGAACAAGCTGTAGAGAGAATTGAAGAGTACGCTAATAGAGCAGTGGAGGCTGCAGTAAAACTAGTAAATAGAATAAGAAGAATTAATGAATTGGAAGAATTACAGGAAATGGTGACTATAGATTGA
- a CDS encoding GTP cyclohydrolase IIa, whose amino-acid sequence MKILAINLLNYREWTEKLGQDREWLIQKTQNEFMMKIHKICAEYGTFPLQLRYDNFIMVVDGISTEQLIVMKKDIRKLLPFDIKTCLGFGKTPLEAQMNASLCLYNSKIRENLDQNGMNDEPVVALHFDLNYNTLSLKSTSIYDSFLEIMETYLELARFLYKIGGIIQYLGGDNFLGFISINNIEDTIYKIEENKNLKLGIGIAYNARNAIKLATSALDEIRLNREKRWRIKKESQ is encoded by the coding sequence TTGAAGATATTAGCAATTAATCTTTTAAATTATAGGGAATGGACTGAAAAACTAGGACAAGATAGAGAATGGCTAATTCAGAAAACCCAAAATGAATTTATGATGAAAATCCATAAAATATGTGCAGAATATGGCACATTCCCCTTACAACTTAGATATGATAATTTTATTATGGTAGTAGATGGCATATCTACTGAACAGTTAATCGTAATGAAAAAAGATATCAGAAAACTTCTGCCATTTGATATTAAAACGTGCTTAGGGTTCGGGAAAACTCCATTAGAAGCACAAATGAATGCTTCATTATGCCTATATAATTCCAAAATTAGAGAAAATCTTGATCAAAATGGAATGAATGATGAACCGGTTGTTGCGCTGCATTTTGACCTTAACTATAATACCCTTTCATTAAAATCTACCTCTATTTACGATTCATTCTTAGAAATTATGGAAACATATCTTGAATTAGCCAGATTTTTATATAAAATAGGTGGTATAATACAATATTTAGGTGGAGATAATTTTCTTGGATTTATTTCTATTAATAATATAGAAGATACTATATATAAAATAGAGGAAAACAAAAACTTAAAATTAGGAATAGGAATAGCATATAATGCTAGAAATGCTATAAAACTAGCAACAAGTGCCTTAGATGAAATCAGATTAAATAGGGAAAAACGATGGAGAATAAAGAAAGAATCTCAATAA
- a CDS encoding amidohydrolase family protein encodes MENKERISINVKLGLIGRELEIKENFNIEIENGIITHIGNGFSTDSITFSNGILIPAFVNSHVHAADFICQEMGYNRPIHEVVGDPKSIKYKCINNYSKDEIEKSIIKFVCRATKFGSYIILDFREQGLVGSMIGHSAKRKLSLNGVKYYLLGRLEENEINESNLHLLYKVSDGYGLSSASNNLGINVIKNIFYNKIRAVHISETIKQWLKNDFEYIIKEYEPNLIIHGTHLSEEEFRIAKERNISVVVCPRSNMWFSVGLPKVVNAIKNEVNLLIGTDNGGILDPNMWKEMEILLLISRIEDPTSDYSLNILKAATINAYDFLKIKGWIEEGNPIEAGLLIIEGEKSGILNSNNKYLGIIKRGNDIIYSLGAIQNII; translated from the coding sequence ATGGAGAATAAAGAAAGAATCTCAATAAATGTTAAATTAGGATTAATAGGAAGAGAACTAGAAATAAAAGAGAATTTTAATATAGAAATAGAAAACGGAATAATTACTCATATAGGTAATGGATTCTCCACAGATAGCATAACATTTAGTAATGGCATATTGATCCCTGCATTTGTAAATTCACATGTTCATGCAGCAGACTTTATTTGTCAAGAAATGGGTTATAATAGGCCAATTCATGAGGTAGTTGGGGATCCAAAGAGCATTAAATATAAATGTATAAATAACTATTCTAAAGATGAGATAGAAAAATCAATAATAAAATTTGTGTGCAGGGCGACTAAATTTGGTTCTTATATAATATTGGACTTTAGAGAACAAGGATTAGTCGGGAGTATGATAGGTCATTCTGCTAAACGAAAACTATCCCTAAATGGAGTTAAATATTATCTTTTAGGAAGACTTGAGGAGAATGAGATAAATGAGTCAAACTTACACTTACTCTATAAAGTAAGTGATGGATATGGATTATCAAGTGCGTCTAATAATCTTGGAATTAATGTAATAAAAAATATTTTTTATAATAAAATTAGAGCAGTTCATATATCAGAGACAATAAAACAATGGTTAAAAAATGATTTTGAATATATAATTAAAGAGTATGAGCCAAATTTAATTATTCATGGAACACATTTAAGTGAGGAAGAATTTAGAATAGCTAAAGAGAGAAATATCTCAGTTGTGGTTTGCCCTAGAAGCAATATGTGGTTCTCAGTTGGTTTACCTAAAGTAGTTAATGCTATAAAAAATGAGGTTAATTTACTTATAGGAACTGATAACGGAGGGATATTAGATCCCAATATGTGGAAAGAAATGGAAATTTTATTATTAATTTCAAGAATTGAAGATCCGACCTCAGATTATTCTTTAAACATTTTAAAAGCTGCTACTATTAACGCTTATGACTTTTTAAAAATAAAAGGATGGATAGAAGAAGGAAACCCTATTGAAGCTGGATTGCTAATAATTGAAGGAGAAAAGTCAGGAATTCTTAATTCAAATAATAAATACCTTGGAATAATAAAAAGAGGTAACGATATAATTTATAGTCTAGGTGCTATCCAAAATATCATATGA
- a CDS encoding DNA polymerase sliding clamp — MFKAIYPNAKDFFSFINAVTKVSDNITLNFTEDGIFSRHLTEDKVLMALMRISKDVLSEYSIEKPLSVKLDITSVKKILSKAKSKKATVEISETDNGIKIVIRDEKSGAKSNVYVKADKGEIEQLTEPKVNLSVNFSIDSKILNIIAGDVALVGEEMRLSAEEDKVTIDVDEGGKRYSAILVKDKPLKELNIESSAIASYSTEMFKLAVAGLRGFSVPVTISFGNNLPMKLDVEATAGGHMIFWIAPRL; from the coding sequence ATGTTTAAGGCCATTTATCCTAACGCAAAAGATTTCTTCTCATTTATTAATGCAGTTACGAAAGTAAGCGACAACATAACCTTAAATTTCACAGAGGATGGAATATTTTCAAGACATTTAACAGAAGACAAGGTACTTATGGCTTTAATGAGAATTTCAAAGGACGTTTTAAGTGAATATAGTATCGAGAAGCCTTTATCAGTCAAATTAGATATTACGTCAGTTAAAAAAATACTTTCTAAAGCTAAATCTAAAAAAGCTACTGTTGAAATTAGCGAAACTGATAATGGGATAAAAATTGTTATCAGAGATGAAAAAAGCGGGGCTAAGAGTAATGTATATGTCAAGGCAGACAAAGGTGAAATAGAACAATTAACGGAACCTAAAGTCAATTTATCGGTTAATTTTTCTATAGATAGTAAAATACTTAACATAATAGCTGGTGATGTTGCATTAGTAGGAGAAGAAATGAGGTTATCTGCAGAGGAGGATAAAGTTACAATAGATGTAGATGAGGGCGGAAAAAGATATTCTGCAATATTAGTTAAAGATAAACCATTAAAAGAACTCAATATAGAAAGTTCGGCCATAGCATCTTATAGTACAGAGATGTTTAAGTTAGCAGTAGCGGGGTTAAGAGGATTTTCAGTTCCCGTAACAATAAGTTTTGGGAATAACTTACCTATGAAGCTTGATGTTGAGGCAACTGCGGGAGGTCATATGATATTTTGGATAGCACCTAGACTATAA
- a CDS encoding RNA polymerase subunit Rpo13, with translation MVVNMSEDEEREEEVSEEISEEKEGEESKEVEEVEEEFPKLSIQDIELLMKNTEIWDKLLDGKISIEDAKKIFEENYKEYEERDSRRKVKKSSGAKKAKKAKKKEKSV, from the coding sequence GTGGTAGTAAATATGTCAGAGGATGAGGAGAGAGAGGAAGAGGTTAGCGAGGAGATTAGCGAAGAGAAAGAAGGTGAGGAAAGTAAAGAAGTAGAGGAGGTAGAAGAGGAATTTCCTAAACTTTCAATACAAGATATAGAATTATTAATGAAAAATACTGAAATCTGGGATAAATTATTAGATGGGAAGATATCTATTGAAGATGCTAAAAAGATATTTGAGGAAAACTATAAGGAATATGAAGAACGAGACTCTAGGAGAAAAGTAAAGAAATCAAGCGGAGCTAAGAAAGCTAAAAAGGCTAAAAAGAAAGAAAAGAGTGTATGA
- a CDS encoding ATP-binding protein — MNSFILFVIILILVAFSSILISIMFSSILISIIYYITTFAYASLMFSGSYYYIISSILVNLFTYYIFVVIILALILGLTRRTFPDEIILNLNRMSLRFNKNKIIYGVPFILISYFLFIYLKFDMILFIGSIISSILYVLISRKLEFPLILLSWFSIPYIVTNSIDFSLDNRGIELGEIEGILSPTILNRISQTRFGLKKVSSLKFYLNFDKSKNYNILIIGTSGSGKSTLAKEIISKLTGISYLVFDLHGEYDIENAIKIDMSKTSLNPLSLNGTSPRQRALEIAYMLRSIFKLGNLQTIDIFNIIMEAYAEKGIDENDERTWTLKPPTFHDVLITLEKRKKLVENSQDLSRISSIEPYIQFLTNQILNNNSINMEEIFKNNVVLDFSRVATDELKYILIETILRDFRNYLNRRGISNLWKFLIIDEAPFILSKESGLEIVERLFAEVRKFGVGIILITQITENIENIFQNSSYIFIFNVIEPKELDYLSKALGGSSQEKYMAIYEIIKSLDRARVVTIAGDNRDILLVKLNSLKISGSKYVRG, encoded by the coding sequence ATGAATTCATTTATATTATTTGTTATAATTTTAATTTTAGTTGCATTTTCTTCAATTTTAATTTCAATTATGTTTTCTTCAATTTTAATTTCAATTATTTATTATATTACAACATTTGCCTATGCCTCTCTCATGTTTAGCGGATCATATTACTATATAATTTCTTCAATTCTAGTTAATTTGTTTACTTACTATATTTTTGTAGTTATTATACTCGCTCTTATATTAGGTTTAACTAGGCGAACATTTCCCGATGAAATAATACTAAATTTGAATAGAATGTCACTTAGATTTAATAAAAACAAGATAATTTATGGTGTACCATTTATTTTAATTTCATATTTTCTCTTTATATATCTAAAATTTGATATGATATTATTTATAGGAAGCATAATTTCTTCAATTCTATACGTATTAATTTCTAGAAAATTGGAATTTCCGTTAATCTTATTGTCATGGTTTTCTATTCCATATATTGTAACAAATTCTATAGATTTTTCGTTAGACAATAGAGGTATAGAATTAGGCGAGATAGAGGGGATTTTATCCCCAACTATATTAAATAGAATATCTCAAACTAGATTTGGTTTAAAAAAAGTATCTTCATTAAAATTTTATCTTAATTTTGATAAATCCAAAAATTATAATATTCTAATAATAGGTACTAGTGGCTCTGGTAAATCTACTTTAGCTAAAGAAATAATTAGTAAATTGACTGGAATTAGCTATTTAGTATTTGACTTGCATGGCGAATATGATATAGAGAATGCTATAAAGATTGACATGTCTAAAACTTCTTTAAATCCCTTATCATTAAACGGAACGTCTCCTAGACAAAGAGCATTGGAAATAGCATATATGTTGAGGTCTATATTTAAATTAGGTAATTTACAAACTATAGATATTTTCAATATTATTATGGAGGCTTATGCTGAGAAAGGTATAGATGAAAATGACGAAAGAACATGGACTCTTAAACCTCCTACTTTTCATGATGTGTTAATTACATTAGAAAAAAGAAAGAAATTAGTAGAAAACTCGCAAGATTTGTCTCGTATATCTTCTATAGAACCTTACATTCAGTTTTTAACTAATCAAATCTTAAACAATAATAGTATAAACATGGAAGAAATCTTTAAGAATAATGTAGTTCTTGATTTTTCTAGGGTTGCTACAGATGAGCTAAAATATATCCTAATTGAGACAATACTTAGGGATTTTAGAAATTATCTAAATAGGAGAGGTATTTCAAATTTATGGAAATTTTTAATAATTGATGAAGCTCCCTTTATTCTAAGTAAAGAAAGTGGGTTAGAAATAGTCGAGAGACTCTTTGCTGAAGTTAGAAAATTTGGTGTGGGGATAATTCTAATCACACAGATAACTGAAAATATTGAGAATATATTTCAGAATTCCTCATATATTTTTATATTTAATGTAATAGAACCGAAAGAATTAGACTATTTAAGCAAAGCATTAGGCGGGAGTTCTCAAGAGAAGTATATGGCAATATATGAGATTATTAAATCTCTTGATAGAGCTCGCGTCGTTACAATTGCAGGAGATAATAGAGATATACTTTTAGTAAAGCTTAATTCTTTAAAAATAAGTGGTAGTAAATATGTCAGAGGATGA